The following are encoded together in the Phenylobacterium sp. NIBR 498073 genome:
- a CDS encoding CcdB family protein codes for MKQFDVYPNPSSRSRERIPFVVVVQSHLFVSNTTLVAPMIPHDRRSAFTETSIDVRVGDGGYIVLIGELAVIETRHLQRPVSSLREHEDAIRRVLDSLFTGF; via the coding sequence TTGAAGCAGTTCGACGTCTATCCGAATCCATCGTCACGCTCGCGTGAGCGGATTCCATTTGTGGTCGTCGTCCAGTCGCACCTGTTCGTGTCAAACACGACGCTGGTCGCCCCTATGATTCCGCACGACCGCCGCTCGGCCTTCACCGAGACCAGCATCGACGTGCGCGTCGGGGACGGCGGCTACATTGTTCTGATCGGCGAACTGGCCGTCATCGAAACGCGTCACCTGCAAAGGCCCGTCAGCAGTCTTCGCGAACACGAAGACGCCATACGCCGCGTACTCGACAGTCTCTTTACCGGCTTCTGA
- a CDS encoding type II toxin-antitoxin system CcdA family antitoxin has translation MGKAELNIEVDEALLEQARERGLDIAGLVEDALRHALPPRGVAEDGAPDFAVEQALSDEEKARRWAEENAEAIKAQRERIDAVGIFGEDLRTW, from the coding sequence ATGGGCAAGGCCGAACTGAATATCGAGGTCGACGAAGCGCTTCTGGAGCAGGCCCGTGAGCGTGGGCTGGACATTGCTGGGCTTGTCGAAGACGCGCTCCGGCACGCCTTGCCGCCGCGCGGCGTCGCCGAAGACGGCGCGCCGGACTTCGCCGTCGAGCAGGCGCTGAGCGACGAAGAGAAGGCCCGCCGCTGGGCCGAAGAGAACGCCGAAGCGATCAAGGCGCAGCGCGAGCGCATCGACGCGGTCGGGATCTTCGGCGAAGACCTGCGGACCTGGTAG
- the fumC gene encoding class II fumarate hydratase: MTATRTETDTFGPIEVATNVYWGAQSQRSIGNFKIGWERQPKSVIRALGIVKRAAAEANMELGKLDPKIGAAIVAAAQEVIDGKLDDHFPLVVWQTGSGTQSNMNANEVISNRAIEMLGGVMGSKSPVHPNDHVNMSQSSNDTYPTAMHVACAEQVAKELMPALEHLHAALKVKVKAFDHIIKIGRTHTQDATPLTLGQEFSGYSQQVANGVRRIKDTLAGLYELAQGGTAVGTGLNAPVGFAELVAKKIADITHLPFVTAPNKFEALAAHDAMVFSHGAINTMAGSLFKIANDIRFLGSGPRSGLGELALPENEPGSSIMPGKVNPTQCEALTMVCTQVFGNNATLTFAGASGHFELNVFNPVMAYNFLQSCRLLADAAISFTDNCVVGIEAREDNIKAALERSLMLVTALNGKIGYDNAAKIAKTAHKNGTTLREEAVGGGYVTNEEFDALVRPEKMISPG, encoded by the coding sequence ATGACCGCGACCCGCACCGAGACCGACACCTTCGGACCCATCGAGGTCGCGACCAACGTCTATTGGGGCGCGCAGTCGCAACGCTCGATCGGCAACTTCAAGATCGGTTGGGAACGCCAGCCCAAGTCCGTGATCCGCGCCCTGGGCATCGTCAAGCGCGCCGCCGCGGAAGCCAACATGGAGCTCGGCAAGCTCGACCCGAAGATCGGTGCGGCTATCGTCGCGGCCGCCCAGGAGGTCATCGACGGCAAGCTCGACGACCACTTCCCGCTGGTGGTCTGGCAGACCGGGTCCGGCACCCAGTCGAACATGAACGCCAACGAGGTGATCTCGAACCGCGCCATCGAGATGCTGGGCGGGGTCATGGGCTCCAAGAGCCCGGTGCACCCGAACGACCATGTCAACATGAGCCAGTCGTCCAACGACACCTATCCGACGGCCATGCACGTCGCCTGCGCCGAGCAGGTCGCCAAGGAACTGATGCCGGCGCTTGAGCACCTGCACGCGGCGCTGAAGGTCAAGGTCAAGGCCTTCGACCACATCATCAAGATCGGCCGCACCCACACCCAGGACGCCACGCCGCTGACGCTGGGCCAGGAATTTTCCGGCTACTCGCAACAGGTCGCCAACGGCGTGCGCCGGATCAAGGACACCCTGGCCGGCCTCTATGAACTGGCCCAGGGCGGCACCGCGGTCGGCACCGGCCTCAACGCCCCGGTCGGCTTCGCCGAACTGGTCGCCAAAAAGATCGCCGACATCACCCACCTGCCGTTCGTGACCGCCCCGAACAAGTTCGAGGCCCTGGCCGCCCACGACGCCATGGTCTTCAGCCACGGCGCGATCAACACCATGGCCGGCTCGCTGTTCAAGATCGCCAACGACATCCGCTTCCTGGGTTCCGGCCCGCGTTCGGGCCTCGGCGAACTGGCCCTGCCGGAAAACGAGCCCGGCTCGTCGATCATGCCGGGCAAGGTCAACCCGACCCAGTGCGAGGCCCTGACCATGGTCTGCACCCAGGTGTTCGGCAACAACGCCACGCTGACCTTCGCCGGCGCCTCGGGCCACTTCGAGCTGAACGTCTTCAACCCGGTGATGGCCTACAACTTCCTGCAGTCCTGCCGCCTGCTGGCCGACGCGGCGATCTCGTTCACCGACAACTGCGTGGTCGGCATCGAAGCCCGCGAAGACAACATCAAGGCCGCGCTCGAGCGCTCACTGATGCTGGTCACCGCCCTTAACGGCAAGATCGGCTACGACAACGCCGCCAAGATCGCCAAGACGGCTCACAAGAACGGCACCACCCTGCGCGAGGAAGCCGTCGGCGGCGGCTACGTGACCAACGAAGAGTTCGACGCCCTGGTGCGCCCAGAAAAGATGATCAGCCCCGGCTGA
- a CDS encoding RusA family crossover junction endodeoxyribonuclease, with product MDGDWISHGKVRARESEGAVEVVVDGLTTQTKYYKPLVYEFFRKAWRGSRPSWGEFGVDIVMEYVGDPPWIDLDNLAKAILDAIKGYTFHDDAQVARLLVERRAGEREQITVTVRKLSDVNLLGAAYRR from the coding sequence ATGGACGGCGATTGGATATCCCACGGAAAGGTGCGCGCCCGCGAGAGCGAGGGCGCCGTCGAGGTCGTGGTCGACGGCCTGACCACCCAGACCAAGTACTACAAGCCGCTGGTCTATGAGTTCTTCCGGAAGGCCTGGCGCGGTTCGCGGCCGAGCTGGGGCGAGTTCGGCGTCGACATCGTCATGGAGTATGTCGGCGACCCGCCGTGGATCGACCTCGACAACCTGGCCAAGGCGATCCTGGACGCGATCAAGGGGTACACCTTCCACGACGACGCCCAGGTGGCGCGGCTGCTGGTGGAGCGGCGGGCCGGCGAGCGCGAGCAGATCACGGTCACCGTGCGCAAGCTGTCGGACGTCAATCTCCTGGGCGCGGCCTACCGGCGCTGA
- a CDS encoding DUF1153 domain-containing protein: MLQQQQTRTNSRGEAYVIGPTGAPLTIKDLPPPDTGRWVIRRKAEVVAAVRGGLLTLDEACERYSLTNEEFLAWQKSIDRHGLAGLRTTRLQQYR; the protein is encoded by the coding sequence ATGTTGCAACAACAGCAGACGCGCACGAACAGCCGCGGCGAGGCGTACGTCATTGGTCCGACGGGTGCGCCCCTGACGATCAAGGATCTGCCGCCGCCGGACACTGGCCGGTGGGTGATCCGTCGCAAGGCCGAAGTGGTCGCCGCCGTGCGCGGCGGACTGCTGACGCTCGACGAAGCCTGCGAGCGCTACTCCCTGACCAACGAGGAATTCCTCGCCTGGCAAAAGTCGATCGATCGCCATGGCCTCGCCGGCCTGCGCACGACCCGTCTGCAGCAGTACCGCTGA